One stretch of Pigmentiphaga aceris DNA includes these proteins:
- a CDS encoding ABC transporter substrate-binding protein: MKNMKRNMLAASLALMAGSVMAQDFRIGLQEDPDMLDPHRARTYVGRIVFTSLCDKLVDIDQKLQITPQLATSWAWSADNKVLTFKLREGVTFHDGKPFDAAAAKANIERALTLKDSMRRSEMSSIESAEAPDAQTLVLKLKQPDATLLAALTDRAGMMLSPATFTDDTAAVARSPVCSGPYKFVSRVQNDRIVLEKYDQYYDAKNYAFKRIIFRPIPDTTVRLSNLRAGDLDILERLNPSDVTQVKGDKSVQFMPVSGLGYVRFMFNIGNSERAKANPFNDKLVRQAFALAVDRNVINQVVGENTFVPAQTAYPAASPFHDEKKFPVTGRDVAKAKALLKQAGKPTVKAELVYGNNTTTSAIAEMVQAMAAEAGFQLSLRPTEYAAMLKESTSGNFDVQLQGWSGRPDPDGNVHTFLTCKGAQNDGRYCNPEVDKLLDQARVVTDLAARKDLYDRAETIMQDEMPGSYIYYQPWLFVASTKVQGFTPSPDGMIRLKGVSLK; this comes from the coding sequence ATGAAAAACATGAAGCGCAATATGCTGGCGGCGTCGCTGGCCTTGATGGCGGGCAGCGTCATGGCACAGGATTTCCGTATTGGTCTGCAAGAAGATCCGGACATGCTGGACCCGCACCGTGCACGCACTTACGTGGGCCGCATTGTGTTCACGTCGCTGTGCGACAAGCTGGTCGACATCGATCAGAAGCTGCAGATCACGCCGCAGTTGGCAACGTCATGGGCCTGGAGCGCGGACAACAAGGTACTGACCTTCAAGCTGCGTGAAGGCGTGACCTTCCACGACGGAAAGCCCTTCGATGCTGCTGCCGCCAAGGCCAACATCGAACGCGCGCTGACCTTGAAGGACAGCATGCGTCGCAGCGAAATGTCGTCCATTGAAAGCGCCGAGGCTCCCGATGCGCAAACGCTGGTGCTCAAGCTCAAGCAGCCCGACGCCACCTTGCTGGCTGCGCTGACCGACCGCGCCGGCATGATGCTGTCGCCGGCAACTTTCACTGACGACACGGCTGCGGTGGCGCGCAGCCCGGTGTGCTCGGGCCCGTACAAGTTCGTGTCGCGGGTGCAGAACGACCGCATCGTGCTGGAAAAGTATGACCAGTATTACGACGCGAAAAACTACGCGTTCAAGCGCATCATCTTCCGCCCGATTCCCGACACCACCGTGCGCCTGTCCAACCTGCGTGCGGGCGATCTGGACATTCTCGAACGTTTGAATCCGTCTGACGTCACGCAGGTCAAGGGTGACAAGAGCGTGCAGTTCATGCCGGTGTCGGGTCTGGGTTACGTGCGCTTCATGTTCAATATCGGCAACAGCGAGCGCGCCAAGGCCAATCCGTTCAATGACAAGCTGGTGCGCCAGGCCTTTGCATTGGCGGTTGATCGCAACGTGATCAACCAGGTGGTTGGCGAGAACACCTTCGTGCCTGCACAGACCGCGTACCCGGCCGCCAGCCCCTTCCATGACGAGAAGAAATTCCCGGTCACGGGCCGTGACGTGGCCAAGGCCAAAGCGCTGCTGAAGCAGGCCGGCAAGCCGACGGTCAAGGCTGAACTGGTCTACGGCAACAACACGACGACCTCGGCGATTGCCGAAATGGTGCAGGCCATGGCGGCCGAAGCAGGCTTCCAACTGAGCCTGCGTCCGACCGAATACGCGGCCATGCTGAAGGAGTCCACCTCGGGCAACTTCGATGTGCAGCTGCAGGGCTGGTCGGGTCGCCCCGACCCGGACGGCAACGTGCACACCTTCCTGACCTGCAAGGGTGCGCAGAACGACGGCCGTTACTGCAATCCGGAAGTCGACAAGCTGCTTGACCAAGCCCGTGTCGTGACCGATCTGGCTGCGCGCAAGGATCTTTACGACCGTGCCGAAACCATCATGCAAGACGAGATGCCCGGTTCGTACATCTACTACCAACCGTGGCTGTTCGTGGCCAGCACCAAGGTGCAGGGCTTCACGCCTTCGCCGGACGGCATGATCCGCTTGAAGGGCGTCAGCCTGAAGTAA
- a CDS encoding ABC transporter permease translates to MLALLLRRILVAIPTLILVSMIVFMLQKIMPGDPVLALAGEERDPVVLAALRETYRLDDPLPMQYAAWLGQVLQGDLGKSLRTDVPVLELVAQKLPVTLQLAVMSILFAVMIGIPAGILAAVRKGTAVEWGANIAALSGMSIPNFWLGIVMIMLVSVQWKLLPASGYVPPTEDFWLSMKTMVMPAFVLSTGIAAYLMRHTRSAVLEALNADYVRTARAKGVPGRRVVLHHALRNALMPIITLVTLLFGELLAGAVLTEQIFTLPGFGKLIVDAVFNRDYAVVQGVVLCVAVGFILMNVLADILYIVVNPRLRHP, encoded by the coding sequence ATGCTGGCACTGTTGCTACGTCGCATCCTGGTGGCGATCCCGACCCTGATTCTGGTGTCGATGATCGTCTTCATGCTGCAAAAAATCATGCCGGGTGATCCGGTGCTGGCGCTGGCTGGCGAAGAGCGCGACCCGGTTGTGCTTGCTGCGCTGCGCGAAACCTATCGCCTGGATGATCCCTTGCCCATGCAATACGCCGCCTGGTTGGGGCAGGTGCTGCAAGGCGATCTGGGCAAGTCTCTGCGTACCGATGTGCCGGTGCTGGAACTGGTTGCGCAGAAGCTGCCCGTGACCCTGCAACTGGCCGTGATGTCGATCCTGTTTGCCGTGATGATCGGCATACCGGCCGGCATTCTGGCGGCGGTGCGCAAGGGCACTGCGGTGGAATGGGGGGCGAACATCGCTGCCTTGTCGGGCATGTCGATTCCGAATTTCTGGCTTGGCATCGTGATGATCATGCTGGTGTCGGTGCAGTGGAAGTTGCTGCCGGCATCGGGCTACGTGCCGCCTACGGAAGACTTCTGGCTGTCCATGAAAACCATGGTGATGCCAGCTTTTGTGTTGTCCACAGGCATTGCTGCGTACTTGATGCGGCACACACGTTCAGCCGTGCTGGAAGCGCTGAATGCGGACTATGTGCGCACGGCGCGCGCCAAGGGTGTGCCGGGGCGTCGGGTGGTCTTGCATCACGCGCTGCGCAATGCGCTGATGCCCATCATCACGCTGGTCACGCTGTTGTTCGGCGAGTTGCTTGCCGGTGCCGTGCTGACCGAACAGATTTTCACCTTGCCAGGTTTTGGCAAGCTCATTGTCGATGCGGTGTTCAACCGCGATTACGCGGTGGTGCAGGGCGTGGTGCTGTGTGTGGCAGTCGGGTTCATTTTGATGAACGTGCTGGCCGACATTCTGTACATCGTCGTCAACCCGCGTCTGCGTCATCCCTGA